Part of the Temnothorax longispinosus isolate EJ_2023e chromosome 5, Tlon_JGU_v1, whole genome shotgun sequence genome is shown below.
ATATTTCGATAATGCGACatgtgggggggggggagttTAGATAACGGATTTCGTTATCAATTGGACTAATACAAATTCGTCTTATAATTGGTCAAGATGTTATTCCTGATATCAATTGTGGTTTGCCccatttctaaaaaagaagaagcttTTGAGAAAGTTAGGAACTCTTGCCTTCACGCAAAATTAACTTTGCAGCCTTTAACATCCTTatcacgttttttttaataagaacaGCGCCTCTcctgtatttaaataatttataaagttgTATATCACTTCTTGCAATAAAgcaattgaaaatttcttatcACCGAGTAAAATTCCTCTTCTCGCGTTTGTATTAATCGGTTAAACTTCCTCCGAAGCGCGATATTTACCTCTCCGGGAAAAAAACGACTATTTCGCAACATAACACAATTTATCAGCCCTCGCGGGCtcatagatataaaaaatttaacgatgGCGCATAGAAGCACTTACGACCACGTACTACGACAGCGACAGGACGCGTAGTCTTAAGTCACGTAAATTGCCACAAGGGGTACTCTACTTTACTTACTttcataattacataattcagatgcacaattaaaaaaactaaataatattttttttatattgtgcgATATTAAcgcgtattttttaaatgcacaGTACTATGTAAAATTCGTAGAAAATATGCTGCACTTTTCATTAACAAACACGCTCATAAAAACATGTATgtacgttaattttattttattattttaatattaatttgattgtatTCATATTGTGAATAAATCACAATTTCACGTAGTTTGCATATttgtaaagaatatataattgtgaCTAATTTCTCAACTAACTTGTAATTTATCGACAACACATGGGAAATATGTAGGTTACGTAACAAAGttgacaaattttaaagataattataattttcgaagTACAATGATCGTTCCCTGAAAATAGTAGAAGGATACTTCCCAACATCCAATAACGATCCCCTATAATACGCACAATCGTTGATGGATTACCGTCGATCCTAAGTGATGGAAATTGCTAATAAAGCGGTAGACATACAATAAGTTCTTATTACACCGAAAGTTAAAATCAGTTTTGCATCTCTATAAATAGAATGTGATCAATAATAACGAATCATTCCCTGAaccaagaattaaaaatattatattaaaaacccACTTAAGAAGATACAAACTCAATGCTTTCCTAGTAATTTCACAATAGTTTATAACATAATTGTCAAAAGTTATAATCgtctatttattaataatcattttataaaaatttaaagatatataagagatatgtagaagataaataaaaatcccaAAGATAAATGAAAGATATCGTTCATACGTTTTAACGAGACTGAATAGAACATGTGACGCTTAAGAACAAACGTTTGGCGGATTGAGATAGACCAATATCCTGCGGCAACAGCACTTTGATTGATTCTGGACAAACATTACTTTGAAATTCACCGATTTACTGGTGGGAATAGAGTCAACACGTAGCGGcctttcaaacttttttataaaatcaatattcttatcagaaaaaatatataattaattcagatttacagcgacaaaatttaaaaagtttgttCTTAAATCAAAAAagtttacttaaattattagtaaaatgAAAAGGTTATTGTCTACGATGATACAGTAATCTTCTCTCTCATCAAGTTTTGGTAACGATAAATCTGCAACTCTTTGTAAATTTCATGTTCTCTCTTACGTCAAAATCCTTGAAAGTTATAAAGAAGAACTGGTAAGCGCGCGACCGCATACCGCATCCAAGGGAACTTGTTAAAATTCACAGACTTTCTTGTTCCAACGCATACGAAAACACCTACTTCTCTCTATTTTCCTCCCTAACTTTTCGGCAATTTTCGCCGAAACTCgagatagaaatatatataagtataaatttgAAGTAAACAAAATTGAAATGAAAGATAACATGacgtatatatttcaatgACACGCAACAATTGCTATTTGTTTGcacatttatttacatataaaaatcggcaatttttatcttaattttcgTTCCATGCTTAAAAGATTCCATCCCCTTTACTATTTTATTCAAGAATCTGCAGAGTTTGCGGACGGTTGCCATCGCATCCTGCGATCTCGGCTatgctttaattattatttagagaACTTTGCGAGACAATTTCTCCGTGTCTGGTACTCAACAACCTCATGCAATTGATGTCTGGAACTCGAAACGTTAAGTGGCAACCTGAGGTTTGCGATAAAAGTGTATGTACAATATAGTCGCTGACCGCAGTGATTACGTAAAGAGACGAacgttacatattataatagaaGCACCATTATAAAAGCTAATTGAATTTCtcattagaattaattattttataaatgacaaaaataaaatttgatcagacatatatttaaatagatctGTACCTCTGTGGTTACATCTTCTCTAATACATCAGAACGCCAGACacgtttcaatttttcatcaaactttaactttattGGCTATATGTTACTCGAAAGATAAACGTAATTTTctttcgagaaataaaaaattcataggTTTACTTTACtcaaacatttctttttcatgcATGCACGACAAAAGAATGCATAAAAATGCATAAGAAGAAAGGAGaacaataatcaaataattataatagtcgattaattatttaactcttGTATTAAGATAAAGTACATGCCATATGGAAATGTagcattaaaatttcaaaatactgTTATCACATTGTTACTATATTTCAGTTTTAgccataataaaaatataggacAACGGGAGATTATCTGCCACAAAGAACAATggggataaaaaataatggcaTAATGGATATCGATCCATGGTAATCGTTAAAAAACAACTGATATTTTGCGAGCCTCTCctatttttatcgatattcacgttatttataaaaaatacaataaacattttacaaatagaatttaattttaaaaaatataataaaatgtatttttatggtatggaaaataaataaaaagtaataatataaatgcaaaaattaaataaataaatcgacgttactaatattaaatattagtgtTATTGCAATAACTTGGccttaataaatttcttatatataataaaaaatggtcTTCATATAATGagtgatattatatatctaccGTATTTAACTAACTCTCCATCCTTTGATTATACTGCTGGTAAGTTTCCtttttatcacaaattttattcgattaacaATCTCATtactcttaattaaaaaacagataaaagatgaaaataaagCGTAGAAAATTCTGTGTTAATACAAAATGCGGACAATGATATTAGAAAAGTTGTCAGTATCATTATCGTCTCACGGAATCACGTTCGTCTTTAGAAAGAACGAAGCTGCTTTTAACCaacaacaaaaaagaaatgaatgcAAAGCGAAAGTGCAACAACAGGTAGAGACATTGCGCAGACCAGAAAACGACATACTAGTGATTAAAAACAGCGTCgttattttactgtttctcAAGCTTAACAATAAAGCTCGATAATcctaagaaatataaatattctaccaatacttaaaaaataatatagtaggagagaaatattaataataatgcagcTGCTTCGTAAAGACATGGAAATTgactgaatttaaaattttctagcaATAGCACGTATTTTGagcatacatttataattacttttagtTTGCACCTTCTTTGTCGCGCGTCATTAACGTTTCTTTAATTCCGCGCGTCTTTACGCCCTATTTCGCTCATAACAGATCTACACTGCTATGCGGACTCAAACGTGCGAAGATTCGCAAATCCAGTTGTCCCACGGGATgcatttcttctctttttttccctcttttgCATGGTTGCAACAAGAGCGAGTGGTAACGAATCAAACGTAAATCCATGgcaaaattatggaaatgAATAGTGGAGCATATTTCCATACAGATTGGTCCCCACGTTTCTCAActgaattgttttattttttctgcaaTGTGACGCCAGACGTCATAATAAAACGACATTCGTCAAAATAATTcaatcgttaaaaaaaaattatagtacgATGTTTGACACACAATAATTCGTACGGCAATTTCTGTAAAACCGCAGAAGACAGTCGATTATCGTATTTCGTTGGAAATTGCAAGTGACATCGGACCATAATGATAAAGCCAATGAGAGCGATCGTCAAGAGAATCGTTTACTCACAAGCTCGTGTGACTGTAATTAAACGCAGAAGCCACAGAAACCGACATTTCGATCGTTTTGGGAAGGAATTTCGCCTTGTCTTTATTACTGTAGATTGTTAGAATGACGGGAAAACTTggataattttgaaatcgaTGCTGATCAGCCAGATTGGTGCGGTAAGACATAAGTCGGACAAGTACATCGACCATCTGCCTCAGTAGTGGACGTATAAAAGGCGGATTACGAGAGACGATGCATTCCCTAACCGACGCGACGTAGATAAAAGCACGTGCGCATTCGTCTTCgtatattcaatttatcgaAGTTCTTTCATCCTGATGACAAATATCGGATAACGATAAATCGAAATGGCGATAGAAGAGACAAGAATAACCACGAatgtgtattaaaaataataatttatgatatatgtaCGTTAAATTGAACTAATACGCATTTTTCaacaaaacaaaattcaaCAGTTCAAAATACGAGCTATTGTTCTATTTTAATCAGTACGAGTTACTATTCTATTCATGAAAAcagaaatatcatttttccTTTGGCTTTATACGTGCGTAATGAAGCTTTcagagtaaaattttaaatcttcaaaaaacagcaataaaaattttgctcCTTTATCGACTTAAAAGATTTATCGTTATTAAGGACCACTTCGACCAAACTGCGATTAACTTAATTTGATTAGGGTCACTTCGACCAAgctttaattaacttaatcatTGATTAGTTTATTGGAAATGACCAATCGCATTTGTCAATCTGTTTAATGAGCAAATGCGATTGGTCATTTCTAATTgactaatcaacgattaaaCGGAGCTTGGTCAAAGTGGCTCTATCATatagaaatggaaaatttattaatatttggcTCAGAAAGCAAGCAACTTTGGTATTTATAGCTACGGATCGAGAACAATATTatccattatttattttggtcAGTACGACTCAATCAATTTGATGTTACAAAGCCGTATATTTCCTTTTCATCAATTCCTATGAGAGGGAGACTTCTCTCATAGTGCCGCTCGATGAAAGTATCCCAAACCAGGCCAGGTATTACCGTACTACCGACTACAATTATCAGCTGGAACATGCCGTTAACGAGGAAAGCCTTTCAAAGGCAACACAGAGTTTCGATTAAACTTTGTAGGTACTCccacaaaagaaagatatgtatttttctcgataCGCTAAGAAACttatttactattttgttCAATGAAAGAATCGCTTGAAAAGTTTTCCCTCTAACTCTTCTGCAACAAATTTCTGACAGTATCTCTAGCGcgtttttctattttacgaTATTACAGATACCTTATCGCCAATATGAAataatcgatatatatatagaaaaagacAGTACTTGTATACTCGGTGtgtattttgcaatataatattgagtatatcttgatattatttattacttatatatttatatatttgtatgtacggaattattgacaaaatttaatttttacagtgcaaatttcttaattttaccGGAAAAGATTGAAAACAGGCGTTATAAAGCTTTCTAATATACTTCATTTCTTATTGTGTCATTTGGTGCACGAACAAATGGGATTGCTCTTTCAGCGACGCGGGAACGTGCAACATAAAGTCGGTCGTAGTTGCAGTTTATGTGACACGTTTAACTACAAGCTCTTGCAAAAGCGTATCATTTCATATCACGTATACTTGCGGTATCCTATCAAgttagaaaagaaatattgaattattttaaagatttccatttttcaactcttataaaatcaatgaaaaGTTTTAACTCctttgtaaaatatgtaattaataaaaataccgaatatatattacgttatgTCTGTATAGTCTGTTAGAACACCAATggttttaaatcaattttcgtTCGTAAATATTTGTGCTACATGGGTAAGCTCAAGTTTAGTACCTAAACCAAAGATGGACGCGCGTCTTCTTGCGTATAATCTGGATTTCTGTTAAGTCGAGAATCGTGATGTATATTGTTTATCCAACGTGTATATTCATAAGATTGCTCTCTATTTCATtctttaagataaaattaaaaatgttctaattattaacatacatatttaatttatgatatgatatcacgtaaaatattacgaaatgTAAACAAGAATATATCCTCAACTTTTAACTACGTAAATATCATgtacacataaataatatcatatcGTGCAACGGTGCAAGTTACTTTATAAATCTTAATCGGATTCCTTAATTGCAAAGGGACTCACAGCTCAAAAGTAAGGCAGAAGCAAGGAGATTTTCATCTCGATTAAAATGAGACTCAAAGTGATTTAGCAAGGTAATTGCAACTGACTCGTTAGCATCGGTCGATGCGGGGTCCCGCGCGCAGAGCCCTTTTAGCTGAACGATGCAGTGGAATGCATTGAAATTAGAGAACCGCATCGCGTCCGCATCAGGCAATAGTAGGGCATAGTTGTGGATCCGCCCGAACACCGTATTCAAATCacattacaaataatgatACGGCAAACTACAAAGATGGTCTGTTTTACCGAAATAAAATCACACTAACTATTCAACTACTAAAAGTGATACTAAAGTGTACAATGTAAATTTTGCActgtttttctttacttttattaaaaaactaattacatatatacgcaCCATCTTACTTTAATATAGTTTTGCCTAATATTTCATATGCTATGTGTGTGTGCTACAAATATAAACCGTGCAATccaaaaactaataaataaatatataactttgttTTGGCCACGCGTAaatcttttgaaataaattaataaatataaataaataattgtaattaatgaaatatcttGATTATCTTTTCCAGGATTTGGCAATGATTAATGCGACGAAGAGGTGATGTGATGTGGCGAAACTTTGGTTGGACGGCCATTCTGGCCACATGGACGATATTCCTGATTTTGAATAGCGGCTTAGCTGGCGAACAAATTCTCAAGAAACCACAAAACAACAATGAAGACAATGTTCATCATGAAACAACGCATCCCGTTTTCGATAAGAAAGTTGTCGATTATTCTAGGTTACGATACGCAAGAGAGAATTTCAAATCAAATGATCGTTCATCAATGCATGCAAAAGCAGTTTCTCTGGAATTCAAAAATACGGAAAATCGCGATTCACGACTCAATGGCCATGAAAAGCACATTGCGATGTCAAATGCAATAGCTACAACGAAATACTTGAAAGACAGCGACGACAAAAGTGAGCGACTGATTACAAAAAGAACGGGAAACGTATGGTTGTCGAAAGTTATCGTTATGGAAAAATCGAAGAATACAAGGAATTATCTTAAGTTCATGTCTAGCCTACGTCCGCCGCCACCTACATCCCAAGAGCTGAAAAGTGCCTCGAGAAAGAAAAGACGTAAGGAAAGAACCATCTACGTGTTCTTGAACGATCATAAAAAGATGGGAACGATAAGACACGATATTCAGGCGCATGACAAGAAAGGCGGACGGTGGAAAAAGTACGAGAGGGATCGAATCTTTAGTGGAGAAAACGGGATGACCGCATTCTTCCCCGACAAATTCACAAAGAATTCGCGTAGCGAGAAAGACAGTTCTACACAGAAGTTGAAAAATTCCGATATCTCGCAACTCAAAACTACGAAAGCGGAAATTATCGTGTCCAGATACGCCAACGGAGCACACAAACATAATAGGAACGAAAGAGATTTCCGCCAAAGTCTCGAGCTAACGAAAAACAGCACGAATAAATTGATTTACGTTAGAGTCAACGACAAATCTCGAAGAGTAGAGCCAACTTTTTCAAACTACTCAAGTTCAGAGGTAAATCGGAGTTGTGGGAATGAAACTATTACAACTACTACAGATAACGCAATCATAGAGAATTCACCGTACCAACGTTCCGTGGCCGTCACCTGGACTACATTAATCTTCAACTCCAAAATCTCGAGCGTAAACGGAGAAGTTGGTGATGAAGAAAATACCGTAAGTCCCTCTTCAGAGTATTCAAAATCGAAATCCTATAAAGTGAATGAGTTTCTAGCATCAGCCGAAACGTACAAACGCAACGAATATTCAAAGGTAGGATTTAAAGTAAGTACAGATACACACGggaacaaaaaagaaaacgggAACAGCGTCGATTCGTTCACTTCTCGCGCATCAAATTCGCTCAATAACCATTTCGCTAAGAAAAGAGCCAGCTTTACGAAGCGTCCCtttttacatagaaaaaaGAACGAATTAAAGGCAAGCGATATATTTGATCAGCGAcgtcaatattattttccaacaagcgatattaatacaaataggAAAACAAGGAAACTTGGCGAGATgcgtataagaaaaaaaacggaagaaaaagagattacCGCTGCTGCAAACTACGCAACGCACGACACGCTCGGAATCGAGCCTGACCCGTCACCAACTAATTTATCTACCAAGGGAATCGACAAATCCAACTTAGACTATCAGATGCCAGTGCGTATTTCAGTCACGCAGAAAAGGAATCCGATACACGTACGACACGTCGGATCTGACGCGGACTGCGAGCGCCGGCGGAGAACTGAGTTCGAGGCCGGAGTTCGTGACGCGTTTCGAATCGGCCTTCGGAATGTCTCCAATCCATCGACGACCGCAAAATTCAATAGCTTCCTTGACCAAAAACCTAATGGCCGCCCGAAGTACTCACAGAAATTTCATGCAATCAATGTCGGTACACTTCCACGCATCGCTGAGACAACTGATGGAAAATTGGAACACGACCGCGATGAACCTCGAGGAACTTCAACCGAGAGCGTATCTATCTTTTTCGGTGGAGCGAATATCGGCGATAATTCGATCGGAATGCGGAAGATTAATGGGCATGTGCAGTCATCGAGCGAACTTACGGATGAGCCCGGATTAGAAAATGTCAGAGTTACGACGAGACGAGGTGGAAATCATCGAGACATGAATGAAGGATCTGGATTTTATTCACGAAGCGACGGTGTTCATAACTCAAAGTATCGACGATATAAACGCCACGAAGATCGGAATACTCCGAGAATTTCGACATCAACTGAATTCGACAGCGGCACGTGGAAGACACTCGATACGGCAACAACAACGTCGAACTTGCTAATCGAATTTACCGCCAATCCACCCATTTCGACAACTGAAACAAATAACGTAGATCAAATATCGACTAGCGCGAAAGAAGTTCTTACATCTGTGGAAGCACCGCCGTCTTCGAAATACAGAGAATTTCAGAAAGAGTGGCAATCGACCCCATTGACGACTAATCACGATGAGAGATACACGAATGCTCCGGCAAGAATGGGTTTTAACGCTTCTGATTCATCAGAGATATCGTTGATAGATGCTCCGAAGACGTTTAACGTCAGTTCGGTAGAAACGCCGTATCTAATCGAAGCGCACGATCGATCGAGAGCGACAACTAAAATAGACAACTCTATTATTCCGAAAGAGGTTCCTCCAGCTGTCGAGGCAAATGTGCGAATATCTGACGCTACGAACAAGAACGCCTTCGAAGTGTCTTCGACCGAGCTCATTAATTCGCAAGGGGAACAAGGAGCGTACGGTAACGAATCCGTATGGACCATTGACCCACTTCCACAAAAGAACAATGACCCTTCTCGAGGTATATTCGAAAGCATCACCATGGAGAATATCATCGACTCATCGGCTAGTGACGTGCTTTCGGATCAGTGGCCTGTAAAGCATAGCGCAGTGGTGGAAGGTGATCTCGTCCTCGGTGGACTGATGATGGTGCACGAAAGGGAAGATAGAATTACATGTGGTCGTGTGATGCCTCAGGGAGGAATTCAGGCACTTGAAGCCATGCTCTATACGCTGGACACTCTCAATGACCGGGAGATTGTGCCTGGCGTCAAAATCGGGGCGCACATACTCGATGACTGCGACAAGGACACCTATGGTCTTGAGATGGCAGTGGATTTCATTAAAGGTACGTATGCGTACGTATGCAATGTCGGAGCATGATAATCATGTCCTTCTTTACGCATGTTGCACGTGATATCGTTACGCTTCGTACAACGAATCTTTATCAATCATAATATCGCAAAACCATGAAAAACTTAGATCTAATATTTCGTATCTGATTCTCACATTAAACTGGTCATCCGGGAAATACGACATTAAACTTGACATTTGATTTATGAATCGTGTAAATACTCTTCTCTTCTTTAGTAGTATTACATCGCTTTCCTTAATTccttataatttaacattgcTTTCCTTCATTAATACGGATTTAACTTTTATGACTTTATTCTcctatattttagattaaaactAGATCTAAGCTTCGCTAATTTTGCCTTCCTGCGCAAAACCAAACAAAATCAAGTTTgaatatatcatatttctaAGAGAATTCCCGATATATTGTTTTACTATTGAAAACACTGATATACCGCAGGTTTATAATTTCTCCAgagaatttttcaataaatcagGAAAATTACGCTAGCGAAATCACCACCACGTAATTTTCTAATGAAACGAACATGTATTAACTCATTTCTCTGCCTTGCGCagtacacggagagaattttttgttatattttacccttaaattcactacaaacttgagacaacttggcaaccgagaaatttttaaaatatacaaaagacattttacaaacaacgtggtaaaaattaccaagcagattggtaaattttaaaaaattattgaaattttctagatatattttagtaaaattaatcaaacatattttatattttaatgtaatagatattaatattttttattatggtggatattaatcagaatagctcgcataaaattcttggtggtacatgttgtcccacaactaccatgatttcagggtaaattttaagagaaaattatctCCGTGTATAATGATTGCATACGCTCAAGGCGAAAagcatatgtacatatattatacatgtgtatatacacacacacacacacacacacacacacatcacaCCCGTCACATTGTTACtccatttacatttatatgatAGAGAATATAgtcaaatatcttttaaatctctctttaaatctatttattaattcttcatATATTGATCGAtagttattttgtttatattaaaataactatcTTGTTTGTTCGCttcaataattcaaaaattattataacaataaacatatttttattgttcgaTATCTCCTTTTTTCATCGAAGATTGCAATAGGTGCAGTATTAATTACGATTAtagacattttatatttaaatatatataagtttgtaTATATGTGAGTGGATAAATAaggtaaaaattaaacatcagTAGGCCAACGTTCTACAATGTTGAAGAAGTATATTCAACTACCGGTAAATTTCCGACCGGCTGTCGGTAAATTTCCACGTCGGGAAAGATCCATCGAGCTTTTCACAAAGTACCGACTACCCCACAGAAACGCCAGCATTTGATAAATTACGCGATTTATCGTACGCTGGGCTTTCTACGGATTTTGTCGCTGTCAGTATAAACTATAGAAATATAAAGCTCCATATCAAGCATCGATCGCgtctataaaatttatagagcACTCTTTCCCCTACTTCAGTTTTCAACACAGATTCTCTTCTACAAAATATCGTATCATGTAGAAGAAttactttaactttaatttgcaaatgtatctgtttgaaataattgtacaaAGCATTTTGTTTGATGATAATATCGCAAAAGGAAAGGAAGCATAATTTTCTCTTCTAAAATGATCTAAGAGAAATTCTAGTTTCTTTTCCAATCCACAAAGTTTCcatgaaaatgtaatttttcgaGTTAACACGTTTGCTTGGGGCAGTATGAATCATTTGTAATTCAAAAGAAATGCAAGCAGTCGCGTTGCATACGATATAATTCTTCCGTACCAGTCTCAGTAAAAGTCACGTTGCAGTTGTAGAGAAAGTCACACGCCCCAGCGATACCAGCTGCACAGTGATAACATCCGAAAAATTGTCGTTGTATTATTCAACGGATAGTACACCCAAGTGAGCTATCTTCACTATGCGGAATATGAATTCCCTATATTCGATccatatatttaatcttgacTTGGGTTAATAGCCGTCGGTGAACGCGTGATACTGCATCGCTGTAAGCTTGCGTTCTACCAGCTGGCACCAACTCGTTGATATTCACGATGGTCGTAATCGGTTTTATTGATACTTTCCCGGAAAAGAGATTTATAAGCGGCTTATAGGCGTAAATAAATCCCCGAAAGTTCAAAAATCATCAGCGAACGAAAGcggatttattaaatttttgtcgaAAAACTAGATGGTTAAATTTTTCAGTAAATCTATCAATAGCTCACCGAGATATACCTTCCTCTTTTGCATTAGAAGTCCCTTTGCGCTGTTGACATGT
Proteins encoded:
- the Glurb gene encoding metabotropic glutamate receptor B isoform X1, with the protein product MRRRGDVMWRNFGWTAILATWTIFLILNSGLAGEQILKKPQNNNEDNVHHETTHPVFDKKVVDYSRLRYARENFKSNDRSSMHAKAVSLEFKNTENRDSRLNGHEKHIAMSNAIATTKYLKDSDDKSERLITKRTGNVWLSKVIVMEKSKNTRNYLKFMSSLRPPPPTSQELKSASRKKRRKERTIYVFLNDHKKMGTIRHDIQAHDKKGGRWKKYERDRIFSGENGMTAFFPDKFTKNSRSEKDSSTQKLKNSDISQLKTTKAEIIVSRYANGAHKHNRNERDFRQSLELTKNSTNKLIYVRVNDKSRRVEPTFSNYSSSEVNRSCGNETITTTTDNAIIENSPYQRSVAVTWTTLIFNSKISSVNGEVGDEENTVSPSSEYSKSKSYKVNEFLASAETYKRNEYSKVGFKVSTDTHGNKKENGNSVDSFTSRASNSLNNHFAKKRASFTKRPFLHRKKNELKASDIFDQRRQYYFPTSDINTNRKTRKLGEMRIRKKTEEKEITAAANYATHDTLGIEPDPSPTNLSTKGIDKSNLDYQMPVRISVTQKRNPIHVRHVGSDADCERRRRTEFEAGVRDAFRIGLRNVSNPSTTAKFNSFLDQKPNGRPKYSQKFHAINVGTLPRIAETTDGKLEHDRDEPRGTSTESVSIFFGGANIGDNSIGMRKINGHVQSSSELTDEPGLENVRVTTRRGGNHRDMNEGSGFYSRSDGVHNSKYRRYKRHEDRNTPRISTSTEFDSGTWKTLDTATTTSNLLIEFTANPPISTTETNNVDQISTSAKEVLTSVEAPPSSKYREFQKEWQSTPLTTNHDERYTNAPARMGFNASDSSEISLIDAPKTFNVSSVETPYLIEAHDRSRATTKIDNSIIPKEVPPAVEANVRISDATNKNAFEVSSTELINSQGEQGAYGNESVWTIDPLPQKNNDPSRGIFESITMENIIDSSASDVLSDQWPVKHSAVVEGDLVLGGLMMVHEREDRITCGRVMPQGGIQALEAMLYTLDTLNDREIVPGVKIGAHILDDCDKDTYGLEMAVDFIKGSISNIDGAEYHCNKTAVRKVISGVVGAASSVTSIQVANLLRLFKIPQVSYFSTSPELSNKQRFEYFTRTIPSDHYQVKAMVDIVLTMGWSYVSIIYEESNYGIKAFEELEELLGRYNICIAVKEKLVKDSGVAKEVAYDNIVLKLLTKPRARGCIIFGSDQEVAGVMRAVRRCKATGVFSWIGSDGWSARGLVSNGNEPEVEGTLSVQPQANPVKGFEEYFLNLTVENNRRNPWFVEFWEDHFKCRYPNSPRTRYNTNYTETCTTKERLTKQNTAFEDQLQFVSDAVMAFAYAFRDMHRDLCQRKAGLCDEMKPTKGTTLLQYLRKVDFEGLSGDKFRFDKDGDGPARYNIIHFKQTEPGKYKWIRVGKYLEGELRLNMSEIQFKLGHPQPPVSVCSLPCEVGQAKKYVEGERCCWHCFNCTQYQIRDSNDETQCSQCERGTLPDETHSMCQDVPEEFLRPESGWAIGAMSFSATGILVTLFVCGVFLKHNDTPVVRASGRELSYVLLLGILLCYLVTFTLIFKPTHIVCGIQRFAAGFCFTVVYAALLTKTNRISRIFNAGSAKRPSFISPRSQLIICSGLVSVQILINIVWMIIDPARAMHHYPTMEDNLLVCNNYIDTSYMIAFTYPIILIIVCTIYAVLTRKIPEAFNESKHIGLTMYTTCVIWLAFVPLYYGTGSNVALRITSMSVTISLSASVTVVCLFSPKLYIILIRPERNVRPTVRAGRPNPTKSSAITVTNASSMMGPVTATTVLTAATCDQNKAIKKHIASTMDCSTQSEYYEMELKERKNGESLTTCISRSTQTTANEKEFVTVVTSNKKSPDVIVSASNMESINSTTTKRLNSNARIGNGPLSQSDVSL